The proteins below are encoded in one region of Paraburkholderia phenazinium:
- the clpP gene encoding ATP-dependent Clp endopeptidase proteolytic subunit ClpP yields the protein MHSTYPSLNGLGLVPTVIEQSGRGERAYDIFSRLLRERIVFLVGPVNEQSASLIVAQLLFLESENPDKDISFYINSPGGSVYDGFAIYDTMQFIKPEVSTLCTGFAASMGTFLLTAGQRGKRYALPNARIMIHQPSGGSQGTAADIEIQAREVLYQRERLNAIMAEHTGRSIEDIVKDTDRDNFMTAADAKTYGLIDDVLQTRQQTENS from the coding sequence ATGCATTCCACCTACCCGTCCCTCAACGGCCTCGGTCTCGTGCCGACCGTCATCGAACAGTCCGGACGCGGCGAGCGCGCCTATGACATTTTTTCGCGGCTGCTGCGCGAACGGATTGTGTTTCTCGTCGGTCCGGTCAACGAGCAGTCCGCGAGCCTGATTGTCGCGCAGTTGCTGTTTCTCGAATCCGAGAACCCTGACAAGGATATTTCTTTTTACATCAATTCGCCGGGCGGCTCGGTCTACGACGGGTTCGCGATCTACGACACCATGCAGTTCATCAAGCCGGAGGTGTCGACGCTCTGCACGGGTTTCGCGGCGAGCATGGGCACGTTTCTGCTGACCGCCGGCCAGCGCGGCAAGCGCTATGCCTTGCCGAACGCACGCATCATGATCCACCAACCCTCCGGCGGCAGCCAGGGCACCGCCGCCGACATCGAGATTCAGGCGCGCGAAGTCCTGTATCAGCGCGAACGCCTGAACGCGATCATGGCCGAACACACGGGACGCAGCATCGAAGACATCGTCAAGGATACCGATCGGGACAACTTTATGACCGCGGCGGATGCGAAGACCTATGGGCTGATCGACGACGTGCTGCAGACCCGCCAGCAGACAGAAAACTCGTAG
- a CDS encoding sigma-70 family RNA polymerase sigma factor has protein sequence MTEPTVDKSSAFEAARARLVALAYRMLGSRAEAEDVVQDVWLKWHLADTREVRTPAAWLTTLTARLAIDRLRHLQLERSVQAQGWLPEPWLDELAPSAEELALRSAEMSYGLMLLLERLKPDERAAFVLHEAFDCDYAEIARVLERTPAACRQIVHRAKARLQRDGAPVRRADPVQHARLVERLRTALEAQDRAGLLQLFSDAPEIVSDAPVRVDEPVVAAMDWVNTVTSLAGAGTVTCAMQEIGEVRALQQLRRGYASTTVHAECLSIDGAPGVALMLDGEITALLDVSISAGRIVKLRIVTRAAHLQTARRNFGLPAVRQILNEVRERAWLTAQRASVTVCGDFPVDIDA, from the coding sequence ATGACCGAACCCACCGTCGACAAGTCATCCGCCTTCGAGGCCGCCCGCGCGCGACTCGTTGCGCTGGCGTACCGCATGCTGGGCAGCCGCGCCGAGGCGGAAGACGTGGTGCAGGACGTCTGGCTGAAGTGGCATCTCGCCGATACGCGCGAAGTGCGCACGCCGGCGGCATGGCTGACCACGCTTACCGCACGTCTCGCGATTGACCGGCTGCGTCATCTGCAACTGGAGCGCAGTGTGCAGGCCCAAGGTTGGCTGCCCGAACCGTGGCTTGACGAACTGGCGCCTTCCGCGGAGGAACTGGCGTTGCGTTCGGCGGAGATGTCGTACGGACTGATGCTGCTGCTTGAACGGCTTAAACCGGATGAGCGGGCCGCCTTCGTACTGCACGAGGCGTTCGACTGCGACTACGCGGAGATTGCGAGGGTCCTCGAGCGTACGCCGGCGGCTTGCCGGCAGATCGTGCATCGGGCGAAAGCCCGTTTGCAGCGCGACGGTGCGCCCGTAAGGCGCGCCGACCCGGTACAGCATGCACGGCTCGTCGAGCGCCTGCGGACGGCGCTGGAGGCGCAGGATCGAGCGGGCTTGCTGCAACTGTTTAGTGACGCGCCGGAGATTGTCAGCGATGCGCCGGTTCGCGTGGACGAGCCCGTGGTCGCTGCAATGGATTGGGTGAACACGGTGACGTCGCTAGCTGGAGCGGGGACCGTGACGTGCGCAATGCAAGAGATCGGAGAGGTGCGGGCGCTGCAACAACTGCGCAGAGGATATGCCTCAACGACGGTACACGCCGAGTGCCTGTCGATCGACGGCGCCCCGGGAGTAGCGCTCATGCTAGATGGCGAGATCACCGCGCTACTCGATGTATCGATTAGCGCCGGCCGGATCGTGAAACTGCGCATCGTCACGCGTGCCGCGCATCTTCAGACCGCGCGTCGCAACTTCGGCTTACCGGCCGTACGGCAGATACTCAACGAAGTCCGCGAGCGCGCATGGCTTACAGCGCAGCGCGCGTCAGTTACGGTGTGCGGCGACTTCCCAGTTGATATCGACGCATAG
- a CDS encoding EAL domain-containing protein, with amino-acid sequence MSMIELDPPGFQPPRPMAGDEGSRRTVLYGGYTVFSVFQPVFSVSHRRAIGYHASLRAHDEHAKQVPSHEVFTQAARRGDLLELGRLAESLHLGNFNAFESHDEWLFLSLHPAALMDTSYGDALLAGLKALGLPPQRVVLEVSEQAGGETTRFAEIVDALRKSGFLIALDGFGAKHSNIDRVWNLRPDIVTLDRCILAQASEHSHIERVLPGLVSLLHESGQLVLMGGLSTERDALIALECNVDFVQGAFFAGPSVEPVQPQAAAGLMDALSAALRERVGARERAQAARLAPYAKALETASALLVAGESVAQATAPLLALGETARCFVLDGSGRQIGDNVLPPGRASQRAKRFRPLLHSEGASWERRPYFIGAMRTPGQVHLTPPYLSINEAHLCVTASIAAQTPRGMQVLCVDINWEVAAHRN; translated from the coding sequence ATGAGCATGATCGAACTCGATCCTCCCGGCTTCCAGCCTCCGCGCCCCATGGCGGGCGATGAGGGCTCCCGGCGCACCGTCCTGTACGGCGGCTACACGGTGTTCAGCGTGTTCCAGCCGGTGTTTTCCGTATCGCACCGTCGCGCGATCGGTTATCACGCCTCGCTGCGCGCTCACGACGAACATGCCAAGCAGGTGCCGTCGCACGAAGTGTTCACCCAGGCCGCGCGGCGCGGCGATCTGCTCGAACTCGGACGACTCGCCGAATCACTGCATCTGGGCAACTTCAATGCGTTCGAGAGCCATGACGAATGGCTCTTCCTGAGCCTGCATCCCGCCGCGTTGATGGATACCAGCTATGGCGACGCGCTGCTGGCAGGCCTCAAGGCCCTCGGCCTGCCGCCGCAACGCGTGGTACTGGAGGTGTCGGAGCAGGCTGGCGGGGAGACTACGCGTTTCGCCGAGATCGTCGATGCGCTGCGCAAATCGGGCTTTCTGATCGCGCTGGACGGCTTCGGCGCCAAACACTCGAATATCGACCGCGTCTGGAACCTGCGGCCCGATATCGTCACGCTCGACCGCTGCATCCTCGCGCAGGCGAGCGAGCATTCGCATATCGAACGCGTGTTGCCGGGGCTTGTGTCGTTGCTGCACGAGTCGGGACAACTGGTGCTGATGGGCGGCTTGTCCACCGAGCGCGACGCGTTGATCGCACTCGAATGCAACGTGGATTTCGTGCAAGGTGCCTTTTTCGCGGGGCCGAGCGTCGAGCCAGTGCAGCCGCAGGCAGCGGCTGGTTTGATGGATGCGTTGTCGGCCGCGCTGCGCGAGCGGGTCGGGGCACGCGAACGCGCCCAAGCGGCACGGCTTGCGCCGTATGCGAAAGCGCTCGAAACCGCGAGCGCATTACTGGTGGCGGGTGAATCAGTGGCTCAGGCCACGGCGCCGCTGCTGGCGCTCGGTGAAACCGCGCGCTGTTTCGTGCTGGACGGCTCGGGACGTCAGATCGGCGACAACGTGTTGCCGCCGGGACGCGCGTCGCAACGGGCCAAGCGTTTCCGTCCGTTGCTGCATTCGGAAGGCGCGAGCTGGGAGCGTCGGCCGTATTTCATCGGCGCGATGCGCACGCCGGGTCAGGTGCATCTCACCCCGCCGTATCTCTCGATCAACGAAGCGCACCTTTGCGTGACCGCTTCGATTGCCGCGCAGACACCGCGCGGTATGCAGGTGCTATGCGTCGATATCAACTGGGAAGTCGCCGCACACCGTAACTGA
- the mdtD gene encoding multidrug transporter subunit MdtD has protein sequence MSNPPNAATTPAPTAPQPTARSLTVMLWLVATGFFMQTLDSTIVNTALPAMATSLGELPLRMQSVVIAYSLTMAVMIPVSGWLADKLGTRKVFFSAILVFTIGSLLCANAQTLDQLVLYRVIQGVGGAMLLPVGRLAVLRTFPAERYLAALSFVAIPGLIGPLIGPTLGGWLVKIASWHWIFLINVPVGVIGCIVTFIFMQDSRNPDTAKFDIKGYLFLVVGMVAISFALDGRTELGIQQATVLVLLVLSLACFVAYGLHAVRDPHPLFSLDLFKIHTFSVGLLGNLFARIGGGAMPYLIPLLLQVSLGYSAFEAGLMMLPVAAAGMMSKRLVTTLIMKYGYRRVLVTNTVLVGLAMASFGLTTLAQPLWLRLVQLAFFGGVNSMQFTAMNTLTLKDLGTGGASSGNSLFSLVQMLSMSLGVTVAGALLATFTGLIHKVTAANSLPAFHATFLCVGIMTACSSWIFAQLAADIRRTAKKTDPSERT, from the coding sequence ATGTCGAATCCGCCGAACGCCGCCACCACACCCGCCCCCACCGCCCCCCAGCCAACCGCGCGCTCACTCACCGTGATGCTGTGGCTCGTCGCCACCGGCTTCTTCATGCAGACACTCGACTCGACCATCGTCAACACGGCGCTGCCAGCCATGGCGACGAGTCTCGGCGAGCTGCCGCTGCGGATGCAATCGGTGGTGATCGCCTATTCGCTGACGATGGCGGTGATGATCCCGGTGTCCGGCTGGCTCGCGGACAAACTCGGCACACGCAAGGTGTTTTTCAGCGCGATTCTGGTGTTCACCATCGGCTCGCTGCTGTGCGCGAACGCGCAAACGCTCGATCAACTGGTGCTGTACCGCGTCATCCAGGGAGTGGGCGGCGCCATGTTGCTGCCCGTCGGACGCCTCGCCGTACTCCGCACGTTTCCCGCCGAACGCTATCTGGCCGCGTTGTCGTTTGTCGCGATTCCTGGGTTGATCGGGCCACTGATCGGCCCGACGCTCGGCGGCTGGCTCGTCAAGATCGCCTCGTGGCACTGGATCTTCCTCATCAATGTGCCGGTGGGCGTGATCGGCTGCATTGTGACCTTCATCTTCATGCAGGACAGCCGTAACCCCGATACCGCGAAATTCGATATCAAGGGCTATCTGTTCCTGGTGGTCGGCATGGTGGCGATCTCGTTCGCGCTGGACGGCCGCACCGAACTCGGTATCCAGCAGGCCACCGTGCTCGTGCTGCTGGTGCTGAGCCTTGCCTGCTTCGTCGCTTACGGGCTGCATGCCGTGCGCGATCCACATCCGCTGTTCTCGCTCGATCTGTTCAAGATCCACACGTTCAGCGTCGGCCTGCTCGGCAATCTGTTTGCACGGATCGGCGGCGGCGCGATGCCGTATCTGATTCCGCTGCTGCTGCAGGTGAGCCTTGGCTACAGCGCCTTCGAAGCCGGTCTGATGATGCTGCCGGTCGCCGCAGCCGGCATGATGTCCAAACGTCTCGTCACGACGCTGATCATGAAATACGGCTATCGGCGCGTGCTCGTCACCAATACCGTGCTGGTAGGCCTCGCCATGGCCAGCTTCGGGCTGACCACCCTCGCCCAGCCGCTGTGGCTGCGGCTCGTGCAACTTGCGTTCTTCGGTGGTGTGAACTCCATGCAGTTCACGGCGATGAACACCCTCACGCTCAAAGATCTTGGCACCGGCGGCGCGAGCAGCGGCAACAGTCTGTTTTCGCTGGTACAGATGCTGTCGATGAGTCTCGGCGTCACCGTTGCGGGCGCCTTGCTCGCAACGTTCACCGGACTGATCCACAAGGTGACCGCGGCGAATTCGCTGCCCGCCTTCCATGCGACGTTCCTGTGCGTCGGCATCATGACCGCTTGTTCGTCATGGATCTTCGCGCAACTGGCGGCCGACATCCGTCGCACAGCGAAGAAAACCGACCCGTCCGAACGGACCTGA
- a CDS encoding PLP-dependent aminotransferase family protein: protein MKLDIELDRENGVPLTDQIVTGVTTWIRSRSAHPGAKLPSIRQFSTDHEVSRFPVIEAYDRLVSLGYLDSRPGSGFYVAERQRNASGAQGSSDPRRAEDEAVHILQQFNHPGESLKLGSGFIPEAWRDMDGLGQAIRHVSRADPTSLVDYATQLGNATLREHLQSRLGQLGIEADASQILITNGASQALDLLMRYMLKAGDMMFVEDPGYYNLYGLLKLHGVKLVGIPRTRSGPDLEVLQAQLRIHRPKLFFVNSLFHNPTGTTIAPPVAFRLLQLAREHDFRIIEDDIYADFQTDVTDRLATLDQLEHVIYVGGLSKTLSSSLRIGYVVADNATIKDLADIKMLTSIGGSRFAEAVAVAMLERGAYRKYLDRLRRRMRDALGAAVQALEASGWEVFETPLGGKFVWARVPHIADSMRLVECGAPLGVTVAPGSYFRPNAEVSPWIRINAAYASDPRAQAFFDAAARLEP, encoded by the coding sequence ATGAAACTCGACATCGAACTCGACCGCGAAAACGGTGTGCCGTTGACCGACCAGATCGTCACCGGCGTCACGACTTGGATCCGCTCGCGCTCCGCCCATCCGGGCGCCAAACTGCCGTCGATCCGTCAGTTCTCGACCGATCATGAGGTGAGCCGCTTCCCGGTCATCGAGGCGTACGACCGGCTGGTCTCCCTCGGCTACCTCGATTCGCGCCCGGGCTCAGGCTTCTATGTCGCCGAACGCCAGCGCAATGCGAGCGGCGCCCAAGGCAGCTCGGACCCGCGCCGCGCGGAAGACGAAGCGGTGCACATCCTGCAGCAGTTCAACCACCCGGGCGAGTCGCTCAAGCTGGGCAGCGGCTTCATCCCCGAGGCATGGCGCGATATGGACGGCTTGGGCCAGGCGATTCGTCACGTCTCGCGAGCGGATCCCACGAGCCTCGTCGACTATGCGACGCAACTCGGCAACGCCACGCTGCGCGAGCATCTGCAAAGCCGCCTCGGGCAACTCGGCATCGAAGCGGACGCCTCGCAGATCCTCATCACCAACGGCGCGAGCCAGGCGCTCGACCTGCTGATGCGCTACATGCTCAAGGCCGGCGACATGATGTTTGTCGAGGACCCGGGCTACTACAACCTGTACGGTCTTTTGAAGCTGCATGGTGTGAAGCTGGTTGGCATTCCGCGCACCCGCAGCGGTCCCGATCTCGAAGTCCTGCAGGCGCAACTGCGCATCCATCGGCCGAAGCTGTTCTTCGTCAACAGCCTGTTTCACAACCCCACCGGCACGACGATCGCTCCACCCGTTGCGTTCAGGCTGCTGCAACTCGCCCGCGAGCACGACTTCCGCATCATCGAAGACGACATCTATGCCGACTTCCAGACCGATGTCACCGACCGTCTCGCGACGCTCGACCAGCTCGAACACGTGATCTATGTGGGCGGGCTGTCGAAGACGCTGTCGTCGTCGCTGCGGATTGGCTACGTTGTCGCCGACAACGCGACCATCAAGGATCTCGCCGACATCAAGATGCTCACGAGTATCGGCGGTTCGCGCTTTGCCGAAGCAGTGGCCGTCGCCATGCTCGAGCGCGGCGCCTATCGCAAGTATCTGGACCGGCTGCGCCGCCGCATGCGCGACGCGCTCGGCGCCGCGGTGCAGGCACTCGAGGCGAGCGGCTGGGAAGTATTCGAGACGCCGCTCGGCGGCAAGTTCGTATGGGCGCGCGTGCCGCATATCGCCGACTCCATGCGCCTCGTCGAATGCGGCGCGCCACTGGGCGTCACCGTCGCGCCAGGGAGCTACTTCCGGCCGAACGCCGAGGTTAGCCCATGGATTCGCATCAACGCGGCATACGCGAGCGATCCGCGCGCACAGGCTTTTTTCGATGCGGCGGCCCGGCTCGAACCGTGA
- a CDS encoding DUF2917 domain-containing protein, translating to MREIRTFELDHGEPATAWRVARPLTLQVMAGQVWLTVEGDLRDYWLASGETFELNRGARVWVSAGRGGARLALAFASGAAGARVRPAVETARMSLWSWVPRWLQTI from the coding sequence ATGCGTGAAATCCGTACTTTCGAACTCGATCACGGTGAGCCGGCAACCGCCTGGCGTGTAGCGCGGCCGCTTACGCTGCAGGTGATGGCGGGGCAGGTTTGGTTGACCGTGGAAGGTGATTTGCGCGATTACTGGCTTGCGTCAGGCGAGACCTTTGAGCTCAATCGTGGCGCACGCGTGTGGGTGAGCGCGGGGCGGGGCGGCGCGCGGCTGGCGCTGGCTTTTGCGAGCGGTGCGGCCGGTGCAAGGGTGCGGCCTGCTGTGGAGACGGCGCGGATGTCCCTCTGGAGTTGGGTGCCGCGCTGGTTGCAGACCATCTGA
- a CDS encoding citrate/2-methylcitrate synthase encodes MANTLTATEAAALLGVSVPTLYAYVSRGMLHSSPDAHGKHRLYDAAEVRRLARRKADGKRAGKVAQKVLDWGVPVLESSITLIADGRLLYRGHDAVELARTASLEEVAALLWECSPRRLAEAPPAPLGAAQWAAWLKLWGDSTPLDRALVLLPAAAAQMPRVWAQGRDAQLDTACTVMRLLAAAMISAAPSNEPMHRQLAAAWGIRNRQQMGVLRAALIACADHELNASTFTVRCITSTGTHLFGAVAGGLAALSGPRHGGETVRVAALFDEAARAPHLDRFLATRLARDEHGGYGAILSGFGHTLYPHGDPRARVLLELLTECAPARSPIAEVHALARAVRETSGAEPTLDYALASIERVLGLPAGAAFTLFAVGRVVGWIAHAMEQTADGRLIRPRARYIGDYEA; translated from the coding sequence ATGGCCAACACACTCACCGCCACCGAAGCGGCCGCGCTGCTCGGCGTCAGCGTGCCGACGCTCTATGCGTATGTGAGCCGCGGCATGCTGCATTCGTCGCCGGATGCGCACGGCAAGCACCGGTTATACGACGCGGCTGAAGTCCGGCGGCTCGCGCGCCGCAAGGCAGACGGCAAGCGTGCCGGCAAGGTTGCGCAGAAGGTGCTCGACTGGGGGGTGCCGGTGCTCGAGTCGTCAATCACATTAATCGCGGACGGCCGCCTGCTCTATCGCGGCCATGATGCGGTCGAACTGGCGCGCACGGCATCGCTCGAAGAAGTCGCGGCGCTGTTGTGGGAGTGCAGTCCGCGGCGTCTTGCCGAAGCGCCGCCGGCGCCACTCGGCGCGGCGCAATGGGCCGCGTGGCTGAAGTTATGGGGTGACAGCACGCCGCTCGACCGCGCGCTGGTGCTGCTGCCTGCTGCCGCCGCGCAGATGCCACGGGTCTGGGCACAGGGCCGCGACGCGCAACTCGATACCGCTTGCACCGTAATGCGTCTGCTGGCGGCGGCGATGATCTCGGCGGCACCGTCGAATGAACCCATGCATCGGCAGCTCGCCGCCGCCTGGGGCATCCGTAACCGTCAGCAAATGGGTGTGCTGCGCGCCGCGCTGATCGCGTGCGCTGATCATGAGCTGAACGCGTCGACGTTCACGGTGCGCTGCATCACCTCGACGGGCACCCACCTGTTCGGCGCGGTGGCGGGCGGTCTTGCGGCGTTGTCGGGACCGCGTCACGGCGGCGAGACCGTGCGCGTGGCCGCACTATTTGACGAGGCGGCCCGCGCACCGCATCTTGACCGCTTCCTGGCCACCCGCCTCGCTCGCGATGAGCATGGTGGCTACGGCGCCATCCTGTCCGGCTTCGGACACACACTGTATCCGCACGGTGATCCGCGTGCGCGGGTATTGCTGGAGTTATTGACGGAGTGCGCGCCGGCTCGCTCGCCGATTGCCGAGGTCCATGCGCTCGCGCGCGCGGTGCGCGAGACGAGCGGCGCCGAGCCGACGCTCGACTACGCGCTCGCATCGATTGAACGGGTATTGGGTTTGCCTGCGGGCGCCGCGTTTACGCTGTTCGCGGTTGGCCGGGTGGTGGGGTGGATTGCGCACGCGATGGAACAGACTGCGGATGGCCGCCTGATCCGGCCGCGAGCGCGATACATCGGGGACTACGAAGCGTGA
- a CDS encoding CoA transferase encodes MTPHLALDHLWTAAGCDAAALDAVTLTGEDPGLPSVYRVGTLATATIAAMGLAAAECFRLRTGCRQRVEVDMRRALAAFRSERYLRIDDGPPPALRDPVMGFYATRDGRWIQLHTNFPHHLAGILKVLGCANSRAAVAEAIRGWDGAALDQTLADAGLCAALIRSPREWAALEQARAIANLPLFEITRIGDAPPEPAGRGGADRPLAGARVLDLSRIIAGPVAGRALAQHGAQVLLVNGPHLPNIAPLVIDNGRGKRSAIVDLRNEAGRDQLLALARDADVFQQAYRPGAVAALGFTPEALAQARPGIVYVSISAYGHTGPWAQRRGFDSLVQSASGIAWTESRAAGVDEPKHLPCQALDHATGYLAAFGAMVALARRATEGGSWHVRVSLAQTGRWLQSMGQIEDGWRAPEVGAEDLQDCMETVDSPFGRVRGTLPAERLSETPPFYGRPPVPIGTDEASWVA; translated from the coding sequence ATGACACCTCACCTCGCACTCGATCATCTCTGGACCGCGGCCGGTTGCGACGCCGCGGCGCTTGACGCCGTCACGCTGACCGGCGAGGACCCAGGTCTGCCGTCCGTGTACCGGGTCGGCACGCTCGCAACGGCCACGATCGCGGCGATGGGTCTCGCCGCGGCCGAATGTTTCCGTCTGCGCACCGGTTGCCGGCAGCGTGTCGAAGTCGATATGCGGCGCGCGCTGGCCGCGTTTCGCAGCGAGCGGTATCTGCGTATCGACGATGGTCCGCCGCCTGCCTTGCGCGATCCGGTGATGGGTTTCTACGCGACGCGCGACGGGCGTTGGATTCAGTTGCACACCAACTTCCCGCATCATCTGGCGGGCATCCTGAAGGTGCTGGGTTGTGCGAATAGTCGCGCAGCAGTAGCCGAGGCGATTCGCGGCTGGGATGGCGCAGCGCTGGATCAGACGCTCGCCGACGCGGGTTTGTGTGCCGCGCTGATCCGTTCGCCGCGCGAATGGGCTGCACTCGAGCAGGCTCGGGCGATCGCCAATCTGCCGCTGTTCGAGATCACGCGTATCGGCGATGCGCCGCCGGAGCCTGCTGGCCGCGGCGGCGCCGACCGGCCTCTGGCAGGGGCACGCGTGCTCGACCTGTCGCGGATCATTGCAGGTCCGGTGGCGGGACGCGCACTTGCGCAGCACGGCGCGCAGGTGCTGCTGGTCAACGGTCCGCACTTGCCGAATATCGCGCCGCTCGTGATCGACAATGGACGCGGCAAGCGCTCGGCCATTGTCGATCTGCGCAATGAGGCCGGGCGCGACCAGTTGCTCGCCCTTGCGCGCGACGCCGATGTGTTCCAGCAGGCTTACCGGCCGGGAGCAGTCGCCGCGCTGGGTTTCACGCCCGAAGCGCTGGCGCAGGCGCGGCCCGGGATCGTATACGTGTCGATTTCCGCGTACGGTCACACCGGGCCTTGGGCGCAGCGACGCGGCTTCGACAGTCTCGTGCAATCCGCGAGCGGCATTGCGTGGACCGAGAGCCGCGCGGCGGGCGTTGATGAACCGAAGCATCTGCCGTGTCAGGCGCTCGATCACGCCACCGGCTATCTGGCCGCGTTCGGTGCGATGGTTGCGCTCGCGCGCCGGGCTACGGAGGGCGGCAGCTGGCATGTGCGCGTGTCGCTCGCGCAGACTGGGCGCTGGCTGCAATCGATGGGACAGATCGAAGACGGCTGGCGCGCGCCTGAGGTTGGCGCCGAAGATCTGCAGGACTGCATGGAGACTGTGGATTCTCCGTTCGGCCGCGTGCGTGGCACGTTGCCTGCCGAGCGTCTGTCGGAGACGCCACCGTTTTATGGCCGCCCGCCGGTGCCGATCGGCACCGACGAAGCATCCTGGGTGGCCTGA
- a CDS encoding GntR family transcriptional regulator — translation MNSASEDRWRDLRPDPENDTPLYLQLARKLGNAIHENRWNAGEALPSERVLSDALGVSRITARKAIALLVEQGLIRRTQGAGSFITPRYEDPLSRLSSFSEMLRRRGFSPSSEWISREILPANRDEVIQLGLSPAAAVTRLRRLRLADGIVMAVENSTFPAAVIPDPQAIGDSLYSYLEQRGLGIVRALQHFRAVNASDEIAQQMSIAPNEALLLITRVGYTADQRAIELTDTYCRNDYYDFVAELRK, via the coding sequence ATGAACTCTGCCTCGGAAGACCGCTGGCGCGATCTGCGCCCGGACCCGGAAAACGATACGCCACTTTATCTGCAACTCGCTCGCAAGCTCGGCAACGCGATTCATGAAAACCGCTGGAACGCAGGCGAGGCGCTGCCGTCCGAGCGGGTGCTGTCCGACGCGCTCGGCGTCTCGCGGATCACCGCGCGCAAGGCAATCGCGCTGCTGGTCGAACAGGGTTTGATCCGCCGCACCCAGGGCGCGGGCAGCTTTATCACGCCGCGCTATGAAGATCCGCTCTCGCGTCTGTCGAGCTTCAGCGAGATGCTGCGGCGGCGCGGCTTTAGTCCGAGTTCAGAATGGATCTCGCGCGAGATCCTGCCCGCCAATCGCGACGAAGTCATTCAACTGGGTTTATCGCCGGCGGCGGCGGTGACGCGCCTGCGGCGCCTGCGCCTCGCGGACGGCATCGTGATGGCGGTTGAAAACTCGACGTTCCCGGCCGCGGTGATACCCGATCCGCAAGCCATCGGCGACTCGCTGTACAGCTATCTCGAGCAACGCGGTCTCGGGATCGTGCGCGCGCTGCAGCATTTTCGCGCCGTCAACGCCAGCGATGAGATTGCGCAGCAGATGAGCATTGCGCCGAATGAGGCGCTGCTGCTGATCACGCGCGTCGGCTACACCGCCGATCAACGCGCGATCGAACTGACCGACACCTATTGCCGCAACGATTACTACGATTTCGTCGCCGAGTTGCGCAAGTAG
- a CDS encoding aldo/keto reductase, with product MTIDIATVSLPDGEHIPKLGQGTWEMGEQPARRAAEIAAIRAGVELGMTLIDTAEMYGDGATESLLGEALGGLRERVFLVSKVYPHNASRRGVQTACEKSLKRLKTDHLDLYLLHWRGSVPLEETVAGFEALQQAGKIRHWGVSNFDTDDMEELMTVPGGDACATNQILYNVARRGPEYDLLPWLAGHDMPAMAYSPVDHARLPKRSALDNIADARGVSVFQVALAWVLQQPGVFAIPKAGRVEHVRDNQRALELRLDADECAAIDAYFKPPRNKRPLEML from the coding sequence ATGACGATCGATATCGCCACTGTGAGCTTGCCCGACGGCGAGCACATACCGAAGCTGGGGCAGGGCACCTGGGAGATGGGCGAGCAGCCCGCACGGCGTGCCGCGGAGATCGCGGCGATACGCGCCGGCGTCGAACTCGGCATGACGCTCATCGATACCGCCGAGATGTACGGCGACGGCGCGACGGAAAGCCTGCTCGGCGAGGCGCTCGGCGGATTGCGCGAACGCGTGTTCCTCGTTAGCAAGGTTTATCCGCACAACGCCAGCCGGCGCGGCGTGCAGACGGCCTGCGAAAAGAGCCTGAAGCGGTTGAAAACCGATCACCTCGATCTGTATCTGCTGCATTGGCGCGGTTCGGTGCCGTTGGAAGAGACGGTGGCAGGTTTCGAAGCCCTGCAGCAGGCCGGCAAGATTCGCCATTGGGGCGTCAGCAATTTCGACACCGACGATATGGAAGAACTGATGACGGTACCCGGCGGTGACGCCTGCGCGACCAATCAGATTCTCTATAACGTCGCGCGACGCGGCCCGGAATATGACCTGCTCCCATGGCTTGCTGGCCACGACATGCCGGCGATGGCATACAGTCCGGTGGATCATGCGCGCCTGCCGAAACGCTCGGCGCTCGACAACATTGCCGACGCGCGTGGTGTCTCGGTGTTTCAGGTGGCACTTGCGTGGGTGCTGCAACAGCCTGGCGTGTTCGCGATCCCGAAGGCAGGACGCGTTGAACATGTGCGCGACAATCAACGCGCGCTGGAACTGCGACTCGACGCCGACGAATGCGCGGCCATCGACGCGTACTTCAAACCGCCGCGTAACAAACGGCCGCTTGAAATGCTCTGA